The following proteins are encoded in a genomic region of Synechococcus sp. ROS8604:
- a CDS encoding alcohol dehydrogenase catalytic domain-containing protein, with amino-acid sequence MHPRFSLEGGVGRTRSQDSVAGTGVLVELCVGVNALMGISVWDAGSATASLQKVKRVLLEPGPEELVLEVPHCGLCHSDLSVIDNSWGISHYPLVPGHEVVGRVVSVGPGVDSAVIGQIPGLGWISGSCFRCNQCLE; translated from the coding sequence ATGCATCCACGCTTCAGCCTGGAAGGGGGCGTAGGGCGAACTCGGAGCCAAGATTCTGTCGCTGGTACAGGTGTTCTAGTTGAGTTGTGTGTGGGCGTCAACGCCTTGATGGGCATTTCGGTCTGGGACGCGGGGAGTGCAACGGCATCTCTCCAAAAGGTCAAGCGAGTTCTGCTTGAGCCCGGTCCGGAAGAACTGGTTTTAGAAGTCCCTCACTGCGGTCTTTGCCACAGCGACCTGTCGGTCATCGACAACAGCTGGGGCATTAGCCATTACCCGCTCGTTCCCGGCCATGAAGTTGTGGGCAGGGTCGTGTCTGTTGGACCGGGCGTGGACTCAGCCGTGATCGGGCAGATCCCTGGTTTGGGCTGGATCAGTGGCAGTTGTTTTCGCTGTAATCAATGTTTGGAGTGA
- a CDS encoding glutathione S-transferase family protein, translating to MADLLADAVALNWEQLEALAPAPAERCEGPANAQSTLRLFGQPESDVRVTLFRDHHAWCPYCQKVWLWLEFRRVPYRIRKVTMRCYGAKEPWFTAKVPSGMLPALELDGQLITESDRILEALEHAFGSFGAGMHDKRVRRLRELERLLFRAWCLWLCTPRLNNRQEDQAREQFQAVARQMEAALAEGGGQWLDPDHPGGAHPGTADLVFVPYVERMNASLAYFKGFALRDEHPGIDRWFNALEQLATYRGTQSDVHTHAHDLPPQMGGCWSNGRPEQQAMARAVDQGAGLAALETSWNDQIGDDDVRASDRALERVLRHRAALIARNPLGAAFDQPLRAALTHLIAGKLCQPNADTAIGLRYLRDRISVPRDMPLQSARLFRKALEATAALDGEAQPAPPPFEHRFDQDPRPFLNP from the coding sequence ATGGCCGACCTGCTCGCTGACGCTGTCGCTCTGAACTGGGAGCAGTTGGAAGCTTTGGCTCCCGCCCCTGCGGAGCGATGTGAAGGCCCTGCGAATGCCCAATCCACATTGCGCTTGTTTGGACAGCCGGAGTCAGATGTGCGGGTCACGTTGTTTCGTGATCATCACGCTTGGTGCCCCTATTGCCAGAAAGTATGGCTATGGCTTGAGTTTCGTCGAGTTCCCTATCGGATTCGTAAGGTCACCATGCGCTGCTACGGGGCAAAAGAGCCCTGGTTTACCGCCAAGGTGCCTTCAGGCATGCTTCCGGCCCTTGAGTTGGATGGACAACTCATCACAGAAAGTGATCGCATCCTGGAAGCGTTGGAGCATGCCTTTGGCTCCTTTGGCGCAGGGATGCACGACAAACGTGTGCGCCGGTTGCGCGAGCTTGAACGCCTTTTGTTTCGCGCTTGGTGTCTTTGGCTCTGCACACCGAGGCTGAACAATCGGCAGGAGGATCAAGCGCGTGAACAGTTTCAGGCGGTGGCCCGTCAAATGGAGGCTGCACTAGCAGAAGGCGGTGGCCAATGGCTTGATCCTGATCATCCGGGTGGAGCTCATCCAGGAACGGCAGATCTGGTGTTCGTTCCTTACGTCGAGCGGATGAATGCCTCCTTGGCTTACTTCAAGGGCTTTGCCTTACGTGACGAGCATCCAGGAATCGATCGATGGTTCAACGCACTGGAGCAGCTTGCGACGTATCGCGGTACCCAGAGTGATGTTCATACCCATGCCCACGACTTACCTCCACAAATGGGTGGTTGTTGGAGCAATGGACGTCCAGAACAGCAAGCGATGGCGCGGGCGGTGGATCAAGGTGCTGGTCTTGCTGCACTCGAAACCAGCTGGAATGATCAGATAGGCGACGACGATGTGCGGGCTTCAGACAGGGCACTGGAGAGAGTGTTGCGCCATCGTGCAGCGCTGATAGCAAGGAACCCCCTCGGTGCTGCCTTTGATCAGCCCCTGCGGGCTGCACTGACCCATTTGATCGCCGGCAAGCTTTGCCAGCCAAATGCTGATACTGCAATCGGGCTGCGCTATTTGAGAGATCGCATTTCGGTGCCGAGAGATATGCCTTTGCAGAGTGCTCGCTTGTTCAGGAAGGCCCTTGAAGCAACTGCCGCTCTGGATGGCGAGGCGCAGCCAGCCCCGCCACCTTTTGAGCATCGTTTCGATCAAGACCCCAGGCCATTTTTGAATCCGTGA
- a CDS encoding DMT family transporter — translation MSSKRQLKLQGQTSKTYRQKLTLRCRYAFYLLNILSYVCVLAFNKLALEEVDLISHNVIVISSSALICIVYLVFNGKSVCHEVFSASTKVKWLFFLYAPVATIFPIYCLAYSQQRIPLGVLSFLSVGYFAFTHIWSHLLGVNTLYRHEVLKIACVFAAAAMFFRISFKPEIDFLLGLLSALMFAILVGLSHALAGVIRKESPLVTGSTIAVLRLFPAGIYTVISAIILGIATQYSAYSAAAGVALGIFSFSLYISVALNGANETSTTLAAYPIPTFIIAVIFFNNTWSTGQIAAGGLMLLSILLLQLTQE, via the coding sequence ATGTCATCAAAGCGACAACTTAAATTGCAAGGGCAAACTTCTAAAACATATAGACAAAAGCTAACCCTCAGGTGCCGATACGCTTTTTACCTCCTCAACATTCTGAGTTATGTCTGCGTTCTAGCTTTTAATAAGCTAGCACTCGAAGAAGTTGATCTTATTTCCCACAACGTCATAGTAATAAGTAGCTCTGCATTAATCTGCATCGTCTATCTCGTTTTCAATGGCAAATCAGTTTGCCATGAGGTCTTCAGCGCATCCACCAAGGTTAAATGGCTGTTTTTTTTATATGCACCGGTAGCGACAATATTTCCAATCTACTGTTTAGCCTACTCTCAGCAGCGCATACCTCTGGGTGTTTTGAGCTTCCTATCCGTTGGCTATTTTGCTTTTACTCATATTTGGTCTCATTTACTTGGTGTTAACACGCTTTACCGGCATGAGGTGCTCAAAATTGCCTGCGTCTTTGCAGCAGCGGCAATGTTTTTTAGAATAAGCTTCAAACCCGAAATAGATTTTCTTTTAGGCCTTCTGTCTGCGCTAATGTTTGCCATTTTAGTCGGATTGTCTCATGCACTGGCTGGAGTTATCCGTAAGGAAAGCCCGCTGGTAACAGGTTCAACAATTGCGGTACTCAGATTGTTTCCAGCAGGAATCTATACGGTCATCTCTGCCATCATTCTTGGCATTGCAACACAATACTCTGCCTACTCCGCCGCTGCAGGGGTCGCGCTAGGAATTTTTTCATTCAGCCTTTATATCAGCGTAGCTTTAAATGGTGCTAATGAGACATCTACAACACTTGCGGCCTACCCCATTCCCACCTTCATTATCGCGGTCATCTTTTTCAACAATACTTGGTCTACCGGACAGATTGCGGCGGGAGGCCTGATGTTGCTATCAATATTGCTCTTACAACTAACTCAGGAATAG
- a CDS encoding zinc-binding dehydrogenase, with the protein MDEQVSPMAHVAVVGIGGLGHLVLQFARAWGCEVTALTTDGTKADEARGFGAHNVMLLEELPALLGRFDLVFNTVNQALDWSAVMGSLAPRGRLHQLGAVLQPIQVGAFDLISFRRSITGSPTCSPGSLRKNDGVLREARHQTPGGASALGSSQ; encoded by the coding sequence GTGGATGAGCAGGTCTCGCCGATGGCCCATGTGGCGGTTGTGGGGATCGGTGGTCTCGGCCATCTGGTGCTGCAGTTCGCTAGAGCCTGGGGCTGTGAGGTCACCGCGCTCACCACCGACGGCACGAAGGCGGATGAGGCCAGGGGGTTTGGGGCCCACAATGTGATGCTTTTGGAAGAGCTCCCCGCATTGCTTGGACGCTTCGATCTCGTCTTTAACACCGTGAATCAAGCGCTCGACTGGTCTGCCGTGATGGGATCTCTCGCCCCACGGGGCCGCTTGCATCAGCTTGGAGCCGTCTTGCAGCCCATCCAAGTGGGTGCTTTCGATTTGATCTCCTTCCGCCGGTCGATCACGGGTAGTCCCACGTGTTCACCAGGGAGTCTTCGGAAAAATGATGGAGTTCTGCGTGAGGCACGACATCAAACCCCAGGTGGAGCATCTGCCCTTGGATCAAGTCAATGA
- a CDS encoding SOS response-associated peptidase: MCGRFALTADALQLPQVLRERMSDVHLARYAPRQLIRPSEPVLGLRREECKTEAALMLWGLIPSWAKDPSTGPRPINARSETVADKTSFRAAWRHRRCLIPATGFFEKNYFVSRLDQRSFWIAGLWERWLGSDGSELDTCTILTTAPNALIQPLHDRMPVLIPDGLEEAWLAVADGHDLRALEPLLMGWDPQGWKVDPIQRRRNEPSPSSIQGSLFEIN, translated from the coding sequence ATGTGTGGTCGTTTTGCCCTTACTGCCGATGCTCTTCAGCTCCCGCAGGTTCTACGGGAGCGGATGTCTGATGTGCATCTCGCGCGCTACGCGCCCCGGCAGCTCATACGCCCTTCTGAACCGGTGTTGGGATTGCGTCGAGAGGAGTGCAAAACCGAAGCTGCGCTCATGCTTTGGGGGTTGATCCCTTCCTGGGCGAAAGACCCCTCTACTGGACCTAGACCCATTAATGCTCGCTCTGAGACTGTTGCTGACAAAACAAGCTTCAGAGCGGCTTGGCGCCATCGGCGATGTTTAATCCCAGCCACTGGATTTTTCGAGAAAAATTATTTTGTAAGCCGTCTTGATCAACGTTCCTTTTGGATCGCTGGATTGTGGGAACGCTGGCTTGGTTCGGATGGGAGTGAACTTGATACCTGCACGATTCTCACCACTGCGCCGAATGCTCTCATTCAACCCCTGCATGATCGAATGCCTGTGTTAATTCCGGATGGTCTGGAAGAGGCGTGGTTAGCCGTCGCTGATGGGCATGACCTAAGGGCTTTAGAACCACTCCTGATGGGTTGGGATCCTCAAGGTTGGAAGGTGGACCCCATTCAACGGCGCAGGAATGAGCCCTCTCCATCGTCCATTCAGGGCTCGCTCTTTGAGATCAACTGA
- a CDS encoding pyridoxamine 5'-phosphate oxidase family protein produces MEAAQSLPPWRSLLSAARKREGRSPGGRWVQLATLAMDGCPRVRTLVFRDWSASATLDLLTDARSDKTLEIQRTPEVELCWLFRKAREQFRLRGTARLIAPGEAPVVLDQSWRQLSPSGRSVWAWPPPGDPFDVQGPWPQEVSDDSAMPEHLRLLRISLHQVEQLDLKPHPHLRRVWTSATDWQEQRINP; encoded by the coding sequence ATGGAAGCAGCTCAGTCGCTTCCTCCTTGGAGATCCCTGTTGTCTGCGGCGCGCAAGCGGGAAGGCCGCTCACCGGGTGGTCGCTGGGTGCAGCTTGCCACTCTTGCTATGGATGGCTGCCCGCGGGTACGAACGCTTGTTTTTCGCGATTGGAGTGCGTCGGCGACGCTGGATCTGCTCACGGATGCCCGCAGCGACAAGACCCTCGAAATTCAAAGAACGCCTGAGGTGGAGTTGTGCTGGCTGTTTCGTAAGGCCCGCGAGCAGTTTCGCCTTCGTGGTACGGCAAGACTGATCGCTCCCGGAGAGGCTCCTGTGGTACTGGATCAGTCTTGGAGGCAGCTCTCACCCTCTGGGCGATCGGTCTGGGCCTGGCCTCCTCCCGGTGATCCTTTCGATGTTCAAGGGCCATGGCCTCAGGAGGTGTCAGATGACTCAGCGATGCCAGAGCATTTGCGCCTGCTGCGGATTTCGTTGCATCAGGTTGAGCAGCTCGATCTCAAGCCACACCCCCACCTGCGACGCGTGTGGACATCGGCCACCGATTGGCAAGAACAAAGGATCAATCCTTGA
- a CDS encoding nuclear transport factor 2 family protein, translating into MDSDRLKALFTKPYGKPAPTESQWRELYDEQVCFQDPTQERHGIDAYIAAQDRLMKRCDDIYLVPGAIAINENIAFIEWEMGLKIKGIEFIYPGASRLELNADGKVVSHRDYFDFVGPTFGPVPVLGGFVRWLYKRFVD; encoded by the coding sequence ATGGATTCCGACCGTTTAAAAGCACTGTTTACGAAACCATATGGAAAACCAGCCCCAACGGAGTCTCAATGGAGAGAGTTGTATGACGAACAAGTTTGTTTTCAAGATCCAACGCAAGAGCGTCATGGCATTGATGCCTATATCGCAGCACAAGATAGGTTAATGAAGCGTTGCGATGACATCTATCTTGTGCCTGGAGCAATCGCCATCAATGAAAATATTGCTTTTATTGAGTGGGAAATGGGATTGAAAATTAAGGGAATTGAGTTTATTTATCCCGGTGCTTCTCGATTAGAACTCAACGCGGACGGAAAAGTTGTAAGTCATAGAGATTACTTTGATTTCGTTGGCCCCACCTTTGGTCCTGTTCCAGTACTTGGAGGGTTTGTACGCTGGCTTTACAAGAGATTTGTGGACTAA
- a CDS encoding AhpC/TSA family protein, producing the protein MKAPEALLAYLQQIPGMESGAKRLVLLFTQLGDFDSMEYAQALVPALSRLEQGGIKTLAIAIGDQAGADRFCVFTGFPRSQLRVVPDAELHRSVGLSPGLQAAGGPWPSLLLMCAGIGSPGTLAEVLRGYTGDRSAPARFDDSSLFRLAGGSGFQRPFELATVRLRNMNEVLTKWSTYVPNNAHITQRGGTFLLDEDDSVLYVHRDQGILGFSETMNHPLAFLDPWLKSEH; encoded by the coding sequence ATGAAAGCACCAGAAGCTTTACTCGCCTACCTCCAGCAGATCCCTGGTATGGAATCAGGCGCCAAGCGTTTGGTGCTGCTGTTCACTCAGCTTGGTGATTTCGACTCGATGGAATATGCCCAAGCCCTGGTGCCTGCGCTCTCTCGTTTGGAGCAGGGAGGTATCAAGACCTTGGCCATCGCAATCGGTGATCAAGCAGGTGCTGATCGTTTCTGCGTTTTCACTGGATTCCCAAGGTCTCAGCTTCGGGTGGTTCCTGATGCGGAGCTGCATCGCAGTGTTGGTCTCTCACCCGGTCTTCAGGCTGCTGGCGGCCCTTGGCCATCTCTGTTGTTGATGTGTGCGGGGATTGGCTCTCCGGGCACGCTTGCTGAAGTTCTAAGGGGATACACAGGGGATCGCAGCGCACCCGCCCGCTTTGATGATTCTTCCCTGTTTCGCCTGGCTGGGGGAAGCGGATTCCAGCGTCCGTTCGAGCTGGCCACGGTTCGTCTTCGCAATATGAACGAAGTGCTGACGAAGTGGAGTACCTACGTACCCAATAACGCCCACATCACGCAGCGAGGCGGCACCTTTCTGTTGGACGAGGATGATTCCGTTCTTTATGTCCACCGAGACCAGGGCATTTTGGGCTTCTCGGAAACCATGAACCATCCGCTCGCTTTTCTTGACCCTTGGTTGAAAAGCGAGCACTGA
- a CDS encoding DUF1830 domain-containing protein has product MGECCYRNDSSKMVILKCIGENQFFCEKVLMPSEVYFFEAPDEARLEIWLLNGGEPMLHITAEARDYALLSHRRLVDP; this is encoded by the coding sequence ATGGGTGAGTGTTGTTATCGGAACGATTCATCAAAAATGGTAATCCTCAAATGTATTGGCGAGAATCAATTTTTTTGTGAAAAAGTTTTGATGCCGTCTGAGGTTTACTTTTTTGAGGCCCCAGATGAGGCTCGCCTTGAAATCTGGTTGCTGAATGGCGGCGAGCCAATGCTGCACATCACAGCCGAGGCTCGGGATTATGCCTTGCTCAGCCACCGCAGGCTGGTTGATCCTTGA
- a CDS encoding molecular chaperone DnaJ, producing the protein MSSAQEAPGGSGFGTGNAGESKRNRNSKRKPGHFNHGRERQPLGRDPDFEAICARQTLGLALSGRLTEQAVKRVHKALAVQHHPDKGGDPDVMTRLNNARDVLLQPEMSDILAT; encoded by the coding sequence ATGTCAAGCGCTCAAGAGGCCCCAGGGGGCTCAGGTTTCGGAACTGGTAACGCTGGCGAGAGCAAGCGCAACCGAAATAGCAAGCGCAAACCAGGTCACTTCAACCACGGTCGTGAGCGTCAGCCCCTGGGTCGCGATCCAGATTTTGAAGCGATTTGTGCAAGGCAGACCCTGGGATTGGCTCTCTCCGGTCGGTTAACGGAACAGGCCGTTAAGCGGGTGCATAAAGCGTTGGCCGTGCAGCATCACCCTGATAAGGGTGGCGATCCAGATGTAATGACGCGTCTAAACAATGCTCGAGACGTTTTGCTTCAGCCTGAGATGTCAGACATTTTGGCGACGTGA
- a CDS encoding putative oxygenase MesX: MLRFKICTTPFNLSYVPASYSRCTTNYVNLAKNEFTRKQNLGCLLAEIDRRYESLYRSGMIGSNEYLLRLDIVTVFAYFDDASSPPFPIAEFLSSAFEHRRTGERCAGPIGFNFSSYIRDYDFNILLPSLLKVRGLKSKMNTFGQLHGLLFRMMFRDFWAEGGILDIPCIFALSVSTNNTYDAQEFTHRILGQQYQKLGPSSLTDRYFGCMGLEVSYFQPPGTQAPLAFYYKLGDLLNRPGRDLVALVAVMETFQRIYRPEIYAACKAANGRFTSSLTNNNFLPPSIHYDRLERDQILGPLQAKLAWNKFLKPNLKRLVQFLDKCQDLEVDERISVDAVKEGLEVAKLLGETTK; this comes from the coding sequence ATGTTGCGCTTTAAAATTTGCACAACCCCGTTTAATCTTAGTTATGTTCCCGCATCTTATTCGCGCTGTACCACTAATTACGTCAATCTTGCAAAGAATGAGTTTACACGTAAACAGAATCTAGGTTGTCTTCTTGCAGAGATAGATCGACGATATGAATCGCTGTATCGCTCAGGCATGATTGGCAGCAATGAATATCTCCTGCGCTTGGATATTGTGACGGTATTCGCATACTTCGATGATGCTTCATCTCCTCCGTTCCCAATCGCCGAATTTCTATCCTCTGCCTTTGAACACAGGCGAACAGGAGAGAGGTGTGCCGGCCCAATTGGATTTAACTTTTCTTCTTATATTCGAGATTACGATTTCAATATTCTTCTCCCCTCTCTTCTAAAAGTGAGGGGATTAAAAAGCAAGATGAATACCTTTGGTCAGCTCCACGGGCTTTTATTTCGGATGATGTTCCGTGACTTTTGGGCCGAAGGTGGCATACTCGATATACCCTGTATATTTGCACTAAGCGTATCAACAAACAATACCTATGATGCGCAGGAGTTTACTCATCGAATACTAGGACAACAATATCAAAAGCTTGGTCCATCCTCTCTCACAGACAGATACTTTGGTTGTATGGGGCTGGAAGTAAGCTACTTTCAACCACCTGGTACTCAAGCACCCCTAGCTTTTTACTACAAGCTGGGAGATCTACTGAATCGCCCTGGCCGGGACTTGGTGGCACTGGTTGCTGTTATGGAAACTTTTCAACGTATCTATAGGCCTGAAATTTACGCAGCATGTAAAGCCGCTAATGGCAGATTTACATCAAGCTTGACCAATAATAACTTTTTACCACCTTCCATCCATTATGACCGTTTAGAGCGTGATCAGATACTTGGTCCGCTCCAAGCAAAATTAGCTTGGAATAAGTTTTTAAAACCTAACCTTAAGCGGTTAGTTCAATTTCTAGATAAATGCCAGGATTTAGAGGTAGATGAGAGAATTTCAGTCGATGCGGTTAAGGAGGGCTTGGAAGTTGCGAAATTATTGGGAGAGACAACTAAGTAA
- a CDS encoding cupin domain-containing protein has translation MVSRPEISESERVCWICMKISFTSPCPESTIVALGLRDWPIWGCDISTFPWTYDQRETCLLLEGDVTVTPDGGEPVRFGAGDLVVFPRGLSCTWEVHQPVRKHYQFG, from the coding sequence ATGGTCAGCCGCCCCGAAATCAGCGAATCTGAACGGGTCTGCTGGATTTGTATGAAGATCAGCTTCACATCGCCTTGTCCTGAGAGCACGATCGTGGCGCTTGGGTTACGTGATTGGCCGATTTGGGGCTGCGACATCAGCACATTCCCCTGGACCTATGACCAACGTGAAACCTGTTTGTTGTTAGAGGGGGATGTGACGGTGACGCCGGATGGTGGCGAGCCCGTCCGCTTTGGGGCGGGAGACCTCGTGGTGTTTCCAAGGGGGCTGAGCTGCACTTGGGAGGTTCACCAACCTGTCCGCAAGCATTATCAATTTGGCTAG
- a CDS encoding DUF1651 domain-containing protein produces the protein MPRQAWIQDPNSTDTKRFHPDEKSWGHDPHVFVDSGRPLSGEPPLLKTRVHLSQQTADQLWRELVRVGWRPCAPQWSADSDI, from the coding sequence ATGCCACGCCAGGCCTGGATCCAGGACCCAAACTCCACTGACACGAAACGCTTCCACCCCGACGAAAAAAGTTGGGGCCATGATCCACACGTCTTCGTGGATTCAGGGCGACCTCTTTCAGGTGAACCTCCCCTTTTGAAGACACGTGTCCATTTGAGCCAGCAAACGGCTGATCAACTTTGGCGAGAACTCGTCCGGGTTGGCTGGAGACCCTGCGCCCCTCAGTGGAGTGCAGATTCAGACATCTGA
- a CDS encoding GNAT family N-acetyltransferase, whose product MGCLDIRELESDQIPIVTDWSRREGFAPGLGGIEIYRHTDRQGLWIAWLDHEPIGCIAGVRYNPDYGFIGLYLVVPHQRGHGYGRQLWKHALDHLSDLTCIGLEAAPARILDYAGWGFESSSLTTRWRCFNEGHAIDLRGELPTGLHVLEGSHIPSEAVQLYDAQREPSPRPHFLADWLGHPSGQVLALLDENGNCHGFGRIRPCLLQDDEGWRIGPLLADSPGLAVYLIQKLQQRHPGVLLIDTPGFNVAAKGLMAGLGFKTESETMRMYRGDLPKLALDDVFALACLELG is encoded by the coding sequence ATGGGGTGTCTTGATATTCGCGAATTGGAGTCAGATCAGATTCCAATCGTGACCGACTGGTCCCGTCGTGAGGGATTTGCTCCAGGTCTTGGAGGTATAGAGATTTATCGGCACACGGATCGTCAAGGCTTGTGGATTGCCTGGCTTGATCACGAGCCGATTGGATGCATTGCAGGCGTCCGGTACAACCCTGATTACGGATTTATTGGCTTGTATCTCGTCGTGCCCCATCAGAGAGGTCACGGGTATGGCCGACAGCTTTGGAAGCATGCTCTCGATCACCTTTCCGATCTCACCTGCATTGGATTGGAGGCAGCACCTGCTCGAATCTTGGACTATGCGGGATGGGGATTTGAATCATCTTCGTTAACCACCCGTTGGCGTTGCTTCAACGAGGGCCACGCCATTGACTTGAGGGGGGAACTTCCAACCGGTTTGCATGTGCTGGAGGGCAGCCATATTCCCTCAGAGGCTGTTCAGCTGTACGACGCCCAACGAGAGCCCAGTCCTAGGCCTCATTTCCTTGCTGATTGGCTTGGACATCCGTCGGGTCAAGTTCTTGCTCTCCTGGATGAGAACGGAAACTGTCATGGTTTTGGTCGCATTCGCCCATGCCTTTTGCAAGACGATGAAGGCTGGCGCATCGGTCCCCTGCTCGCCGATTCCCCTGGGTTAGCCGTGTATCTGATTCAAAAGCTTCAGCAACGCCATCCAGGGGTGCTGTTGATCGATACCCCTGGTTTCAACGTTGCTGCAAAGGGGCTCATGGCAGGTCTGGGTTTTAAGACTGAGTCAGAAACCATGCGGATGTATCGAGGTGATCTGCCGAAACTGGCTTTAGATGATGTGTTTGCTCTTGCCTGTTTGGAGTTGGGTTGA
- a CDS encoding DoxX family protein, protein MLRTLATKPFLSDFGILILRVFTGTLLIHHGYEKLANIENFADAFVRPLHLPFPILLSYIAAFSEVIGSWLLITGFLTRFGALAIMGTISVAIYHAIITAGFNIYLLELLGLYFASAVAILAMGPGRLAIDELIVRRFSPELEREQSGPIDTVISDGVA, encoded by the coding sequence GTGTTGAGAACTCTCGCGACAAAACCGTTCCTTTCCGATTTTGGAATTTTGATTCTGAGAGTCTTCACCGGAACACTTCTTATCCATCACGGATATGAGAAGTTGGCAAATATCGAAAATTTTGCTGATGCATTTGTGCGGCCTCTCCATCTCCCTTTTCCCATTCTCCTTTCTTACATCGCAGCGTTTTCCGAGGTTATTGGGAGCTGGTTGTTGATTACGGGGTTTCTGACGCGTTTTGGTGCCCTTGCGATCATGGGCACGATTTCGGTCGCTATCTATCACGCCATCATTACTGCTGGTTTCAACATCTATCTTTTGGAATTATTAGGTCTTTACTTTGCTTCCGCTGTGGCGATTCTGGCCATGGGCCCCGGACGCTTAGCCATCGATGAATTGATTGTTCGTCGCTTTAGTCCAGAGCTAGAGCGTGAGCAATCCGGTCCAATCGATACCGTGATATCCGACGGTGTCGCATAA
- a CDS encoding transposase → MIHLSSSKCWFCNSFFNHSDAELEFPVSDRRSFEQFIGLGVMNAIPDATTIAFFREQLRKPGVIEELFDCFEQQLRAQGLEARDGQIIDATHIPVPS, encoded by the coding sequence TTGATCCACTTATCTTCTTCAAAATGCTGGTTTTGCAACAGCTTTTTTAACCACAGTGATGCTGAGCTTGAATTCCCAGTCAGCGACAGGCGGTCCTTCGAGCAATTCATCGGACTTGGAGTGATGAACGCGATTCCAGATGCAACAACCATCGCATTTTTTCGTGAACAGCTTCGTAAACCCGGCGTTATTGAAGAACTTTTCGATTGTTTTGAACAGCAACTGCGAGCTCAGGGCTTGGAAGCCCGCGATGGTCAGATTATTGATGCCACTCATATACCTGTTCCCTCGTAA
- a CDS encoding chlorophyll a/b-binding protein → MSRQNFQYEPLEAFGEGLTTKRPWNQGSLGFVERLNGRVAMLGFMAAIIGELISGHGPAGQVVGMIRWYLSL, encoded by the coding sequence TTGTCACGCCAAAATTTCCAGTACGAACCGTTGGAAGCTTTCGGCGAGGGTCTGACCACGAAACGCCCATGGAATCAAGGATCTCTGGGTTTTGTTGAGCGTCTCAACGGGCGTGTGGCGATGTTGGGTTTTATGGCTGCCATCATCGGGGAGCTGATTAGTGGTCATGGACCTGCAGGCCAAGTCGTAGGCATGATTCGCTGGTATCTGTCTTTGTAG